Sequence from the Oenanthe melanoleuca isolate GR-GAL-2019-014 chromosome 28, OMel1.0, whole genome shotgun sequence genome:
TGATGGgacaagggaaaggaaagagtaGACAAGAGCAGTCACCACTACAAATCCAAAATAACCCTGcctccacacacacactctgctggcaggcagcaacAAACCTGCGACAGCCAACAGCTAACAGGAGTCTGCTGCTAAGGATCAGCTCCCATACCTCCCACTGTTGATGGCTGCAGGAATGTGGGGCACCCAAAACTGTTAAGTGTaaatttccagctgcagagtgaTGCTTCTCTGCAGTTGCAGAGTATGTTGAAGGAACCCTCAAGCCAAGAGCAGCACACTGACACAGGAGAGCTCACTCAACTGCAGACATATTAAACCATCTTCTAAAACAAACCCTTAAGCCTTTTGTATTGTACCTCACCAGTTTACTTATTCCTCTTTTGGGGATGTACACTTGAACCCTGAGGTCACACAATGGCCTGGTCCATGCTGccttttgttcccaaaacaaaaaaacccaacccaccAGCCAGAGTCTGTGTTGTATGTTCCAGTTCTGGGAGGCTGATGGACTGATCCTCCTATGGTCAATAAATGGAGGAACATAAGGACCAGCTGAGCCCTGTCCTGTTTTCTCCTTCAACTGGGAGAagcccaaagcagcaggaagaagcaAGACCTAAAGGCTTTGAAGCACACATCAATACTAGTTTGTGAAGACAGATCTTTTAGAAACAGTATCAGCAATCACCACATCTCACTCTTCAGAACAGAACATAACAAGGAAGGCACATGCAGGAGTGCTCAGGCATTAAAGCACAGCCACAAGCACAGTGTTTGCCACTGGCAGGCAGCACATGGGCAGGTCACAGGTAGGAGGTGCCCCAAACACCTCTACTGAGTGTTTGCAGCTACATCACTTGGTCTGACAAGGGACTCTATCTCTCCAAACAGATCTTCTTTGTGAATACAAAGGTACTGCAAGGAGGAGGAGACAGCAAGAACTACAAGAACAGTAGGGCAATCAGTCATTTTCTCTCAAATgatatggaaataaaaatgaagcaggaagaaaatggtACCTCTGTCAAAGGTCTTGGTCTTCTTTCTACAACAAATTCTGTGTGGCAGAGCTCACAGTAACTTGTGTTGGAGGAGGATAACCATTTTTCCAGGCAGCTCTTGTGCACGGTGCCCAGTGTTCCTGTGCAGTCACATGGGGAAAGCAGTCCCTCCCCATTTCCACCTTCATGACAGATTCGACAGATGGGACCATCACTAAAGAGGCAGAACGAGAGACAAACAGAATGAAATCACAGTCAGAGCAGGCAGAACAACACAGCCACAGAGTCTGCTCCCACCAAGCCCCAGAAAGGCACATGAACAGCAGGCAGTGTGGCACAGCATGCCAGGAGCCTGGTCTCAGGGGaccatggagctgctcaggacTTTTTAGATAATTTAAAATCTGGAAGACCCATAACAACAAGAGGAGATGGCACATCAGCCTGGCCAGCTCAGCTGGCCCCAGAAGTGACTGCAGCACACATCCTGCAGTCCGCAGCTCTGCTGACAGTAGGCAGGGGCTGAACTCAACACCAAGCCTGAAGCACTCATGCAAATCCAAAAGCCCAAAGCAAAGCCAAATGACTCACAGTAGCCACAACACGCCCCAGCCACCTACAGCCACTCAGGAGGTTGGCAATCAGGTCACATTTACCAGCTCACCCAGCCACTCTCAGCCCACCTTGGCTCTGCAACCTGGGCTCAGCAGGAACTGCACAAGGAACAGCAATATCTCAAGACATAACTGAACTGACCCTGAAAGCTCACCTCCAAGAACACAACATATTTCACAGCAAGCAGGCACCCAGACCAAGATCTCCAGAATACAAACCCTCTGCCCACCACTACACAGTAACTCTCCACACCCTCCCCAGAGCAAcaactgctctgctgctcttggcCTCTCGGTGCCTGCAGAAATGCTTTGGTGCTTCAAGAGCAACACCTCCTTGGCACGAGCTCCAACTACAGAATCAtacagaacctcacagaacTGGAGATACCTACCAAAGAAACTAACAAACACATTCAGAGACACTTGCAACCTTCCCTGCGGGAGGCCTGAGCTGCTCATCACAGTCAAATCTGTGCCCAAGATATTCCTCACACCTTCAGCTGGCACCACTGACTGTCAGCAAGCAGTGCTACACCCTTCACTAGACCAGCTTGCTCAAAGCCCCAgccaacctggcctggaacacttacagggatggggcaccccGGCTGGCATCCCAGGGCACAGGTTTCTtagcagccctgtgccacatATGGCAGGCCCATGATGAGGAAGTTTTGGGCCCCCTGGGAAGCCTCACATGGCTCTATACACCAAAGTTTGCTGTTCTCAGCAGTTTAGTTCATCTCTTCAGCATTCACCAATCACTGAGATAATTTAGGAACAAAATGCTGGACAGCAGAGGCCCAGGCAGGACTGCCTTCCCTGGACCATGGAAACCAGGCCCTCACTAGTATCTCACTTCCCACCTTCCAAACAGCcatttatttcacagttttCCTCTTACATGCCAATTTGGGGGTTTGAGAGAGGGTGAAAAAGGAACATCTTTATTTCAAAGACTCTATTGTAGGCCCTCTCCAAGTCCAGGAGAGAGGTATCAGATATCACCTTTCTCTAGATACTGCTGACAGAACAAAAGTCACACTGAACCCATATCACAGTTCATACTGCACTGCTATTCTGACTTCAAGAAACTCCACTTGAATGCAGAAGTTTGTGGGATTGCAACACAACAGTCAGAGCAAGCACTTAGCAATcttcaaaagcagcagcaccacttCCATTAGCTTGCACAGAAAGCAAGAGTGAGGCATAGAAGCACAGTTCAAGGAAAAGGAGCATGCTGGGGAAACAGGTTGGTGGGAcatgaaggaaagagaagagccAGCAAGGAAGTGCATGTCAGCTTACTAAAGAAGGAGTAAGATCCCTCTTTTTGTGTGCCACAGCAAACCTCTACCACTTTCAATTCAATATTTAGCCAGTTTCATCCCAGTTGGACTTTTATTCATATTTAGGGCTGTGAAGAAAGTTATACCCAATGTATACCATCCCCTTCTCTCTGCCAAACATCACTGGTGAACTGCTGACCCATGTTCTCTCCTCCTTTTTACATGTCTTTTATTGAGGGGACTTCTTCAGCCAAGACAATCCCTGCAAAATGTGCAACAGGAatctggggaggtggtggaaaGTTCATCCTCAGAGATCCTGGAAACTACATCAGACAAGATTCTGAGCAGGCTTACTCTAAAAGGAGGCTGGATCACACATTGTATGGAATTCCCTTCCAATTTGAATTACTGATGATTCTGTAACATTTATTGCCATAAAATGCTATACCAGAACAGCCTGCATACAGAGCCCTAGTGACACAGACAATCCCCTACAGCCTCCAGTGCTCTCATGCATCTGTCATTTCCTAAGAAAAGCATCTGTAAGATATTTCACCCGTTCTCTTCCTGTTTGAGAAGTTTCATATTTCCAGAGCATTACTATAACCTTGGCTACCAAGAAACaatccaaaatgaaaaaaaatgctgacagtgcatgaaaaaaaattcttatcagacttaattttccttccttccttcctttctcccccaGGGTGGGGGCATGCTCACACTCCCACATGATACACATCCAGACACAGTTTCCCAGCAGGCTGAAGACACCCTATCAGTAATTCAACATTCCAATGCAGTAATGCTGATCCTGGCTTTGCTGTACTAAGTGCTGGTGACAAGGAAGGCACTGAAATCCACcaccaaaagaaacaaactggTGTCCATGTAGAAACATAAGGAAtcttgttggggttttttaacctGTTTCCAGGCAGTTTTCCCTGCAATTATTACAAGCCCACAAGTTCTAAAGGGTTAAACAACTTCTGACCTAGACTATCTACTGCCAAAGAACAAGCTCAATTACTTTCAGATTCTTATTGACCTGCTCCAGGTTTGCCAGATGCAGCAATTATGTTTGCCTCTACACTCTTCCAGCTTCCCTGTATCCCTCCTCCAGGTCTGCAATCACTGCTTCCACCTTGCATTAATGTTTGACTAAACTGAAATTTTGACTAAATTGAAAACAGTAACAGCTGTTCAGACAGGATTTCTGAACACAAAATGTGACCACTCTCAGTAGCTGGACTGAACAATGCTGCCAAATGTCCTCTACGCTGGAGCACACTCAAAATGACAAGAAGTCACACCAGGAGGAGTTTGAGCCAGTGAAGCTGCCATGTGTCCCCTCTAGCAAGAGCTGGATGTTGTAGCTCCAGCAACACAAACACACGCCCCTCCCTGCGGCTGAAGATCAACACCACGCCTTCACTCCATGGACGTTCTGGAACAAGGGCTGtgctcccctgccagcccctccagcaTCTCCACGAACAGCACACGGCCCCACCTCCAGTGCCGCCCCAGCTGCACCCACCAGAGGCCGGGACAGCGGGAGCCCAGCGCAGGGCACGCGTGGGCGCAGCCGGCTCACGAGCATTCACACCCAGTACCAGTGCCCTGGCAAACTCCTTCACCAAACAAGACTTGGTTGTCccccgcagccctgagccagTACGGGCGGGGAAAGCCGGGCCGCAGCTCCGAGCCCGTCCCCGCAGCAGCCTCACCTCTGGGCGCCCAGCGCCTTGATGACGGTGGAGAGCAGGCGGCCGTCCTTGGCGGTGACCTGTGTGATGTACTGCGGGCGGCCCAGCGCCGACTCCTCCACCGCCTTGGCCAGGGCCGCGCTGCCCGGGCAGTCGCACAGGGAGCCGGGCAGGTGGCAGCAGTCGCCCGTCGTCATGGCAGCTCCGAGCCCTCTGTCCCGGGCCCGGCACCCGGGAGACCTGCAGCAACAGCCACAGTCAGAACCCAGAACCGCAGTGCCCGACCCCTCGCTATCCTCCACCCGCTCCCGCTAGCAGCGCCCCGGGGCCCCAACCAACACGCCTTTTGTGACTCTTCTGGCCCCTTTAATAGGCTTTGTCAGGCTGCCTTGCCATAAAATTAAGGCTTCAAGTGTTCTACTTATATAACTTACCATCAGAATTGCAAATTTGcc
This genomic interval carries:
- the MARCHF2 gene encoding E3 ubiquitin-protein ligase MARCHF2, which produces MTTGDCCHLPGSLCDCPGSAALAKAVEESALGRPQYITQVTAKDGRLLSTVIKALGAQSDGPICRICHEGGNGEGLLSPCDCTGTLGTVHKSCLEKWLSSSNTSYCELCHTEFVVERRPRPLTEWLKDPGPRNEKRTLFCDMVCFLFITPLAAISGWLCLRGAQDHLQFNSRLEAIGLIALTIALFTIYILWTLVSFRYHCQLYSEWRRTNQKVRLMLPASRSPRPVPHSLLAAKLVKKSADETTV